Genomic DNA from Brassica rapa cultivar Chiifu-401-42 chromosome A04, CAAS_Brap_v3.01, whole genome shotgun sequence:
aaattttggtagattatttatcaattcgatagttagtttaataaaaaatataatgtaagtcaagatggaccaacctatttttctaagaatagtatattttatatagtcgtttattaaatgagaatttataatcatacagttctatgatcattcatatcattttataactgaatatttaaatcatcgataacaaaattttcaatgtgaaatctttaataagtttataatttataaatgtttttgaaaattcattgaaagttttaatattaaaatatttatgtaatcttatggtgtatagtataatctatatatatatataaatatatatgttttattattaaatgatattttttactcatatggttttaaaataatgtgtatcttcttataatattaaataaaagttcatattaatacaattttatgatcatttgtaacttattatgacaaaaaaaataatctattgatcacaaaattttcagagtggggatcttcaaatttttaataatttatagacgttttgaaaaatttaaaatataacatataagaaaaattataaatgtttttattatatatataatgtgatttttaaatatattttaataatataaaattaaaaaaagaactaagatacaaaaattgttatcaaatatttattattcattataattaatttttacatatacgttaatcatattaggtaatttcgtagcttttatttaaggaaagtgcaaaacattttttggtacgttatttatcaattcgatagttagtttaataaaaagtgtaatataagttaagatagaccaacctatttttctaggaatagtatattttgtatagttatttattaaatatgaatttataatcatacggttctatgatcgttcatatcgttttataaaaaatatatttaaatcatcgataacaaaattttcaatctgaaatctttaataactttataatttataaatgtttttgaaaattcattgaaagttttaatattaaaatatttatgtaatcttatggtatatagtgtttaatatatatatatatatatatatttattttattattaaatgatattttttactcatatggttttaaaatcatgtgtatcttcttataataaaaatgttaaaccattgatcattaatttttaacataataattttaatagttttagtcatttattgtcgtttttaaaaattcaaaatataacatatacgaaaaaatctaaattttatttttatagctaatttgattgtttaatttattttaataatataaaattaaacaaaaaatgatggaggagatatacattgttatcaaatctttattattaaactcattaattgtcatatatatattagtcatttatggtaattccgtaggttttatttaaggaaagaaaatatcatatcatatcattatatcatatagtttgaccaacttatatatctaacaacatataaaaatcgaatgtggacatacttatttttcaattaaatgtaattgactacctaattgagtgccacctatgcattggggcctcttttaattaatacaaaattgaggttacattttttcaaatgttcctcaattaatatataagggatttctATATTTCATTCTTTTGTTTTACAAATGTTTTACCATTTTGGTGAATATGGTTTAGGCAGATGTGCGTTCGTCCTTCTGCGCCAGAGTTGGAGCATGTGTGTGGAAGGCCATTAGGTTTGCGTTTCGATAAAAAAACCAGTGATCTTTACATAGCGGATGCCTATTTTGGCCTTCTTGTTGTGGACCTGCGGGTGGTTTAGCCAAACCCTTGGTTACAGAAGCTGAGGAGAAACCGTTTCTTTTCACTAATGGGACATTGATGAGCATGAAAACGTGATATACTTCACAGGTACAAGCACTAGAAACAAGGCAATTCTTGGCTGCTGTTTTGGACGTGGACAAGACAGGAAGGTTAATCAAGTAAAGAAGTGACGGTTTTACTTCAAGGCATTGCATTTGCCAACGGCGTGGCACTAAGTAAAGACCGGTAGCGGAAACAACCACTTGCAAGATCCTTAGGCTTTGGCTCCCTGGTCCAAACGCAGGAGCCCAAGCAGTGTTTGCTCCGCTTCCGGGTTTCCCAGACAACATCAGAAGAAACTCAAATGGAGAATTCTGGGTCGCTTAAGAAATGCCTTTTCGCGAAACTCTCACTCACTCAAGACTTGGTTCAGAGATTCGGTGCTGAGACTTCCAATCAGTGGAGGAAGACCTCATGCAACAGCTTTGAAGCTGAGTGAATCAGGAGAAGTTTTAGAGGTCTTTGAGGATAAAGAAGGAAAGAGATTGAGTTGAGAAAGATGGTAAAGCTTTGGATTGGTTCTGTTCTTATGCCTTTTTTTGGTGTTTATGATTTGAACTTTCTACATTGTCCAAACTTAATTGTATTTCCGTCGTTACAATTTTAATACATGTGAAACACGTTGTCTTACGATGCCTATGTGACATTGTTGTGCTGTGCAGGTTAACTctgtttttattaaaagttaGTGTCGGTAGTGTTTCCTATTTGGACAGTAACAAAAATGAGTCACTGGTCCCGTGTTCTGAGTAGTTTAGCATTATCGAGACTAGTGGCCTAGAAAAGATTGTAGGGTCAAAGATCAAGAAAGTTTTGTACAGAACAAGAAACAGTACAAAAGACACTTGGCACGTAAAGACAAAAGGTAGAACACTGATTGATACATATAAGCTTTTTTGGTTAGAGAGAATACTGATATGTATATGTGCAACGTGTGTAACGTGTGTTGTGTCCCAAACACttgaaaaaataatatctgTTTTATCTATTTAACAGAGTAATCAAGTGCAGTATCATCATTCACATAACAACTTCTCCTAATTAAGAGACATAGAGATGCCGATTAGCCAGAGAGTTCTGAAGCAGGTTGCTGCCTTTCCGGTTGTCTTAGCCATCGTTTGCTATTTCTTCTGGCCATCAATCATCGCGCCGGACCACCTAAAGGGCTCGAAGGACATCCTCCAAGCGGCTAAGACCATTCCTCTCCCTGGTGATGGACCAGAGAGCTTAGAATTTGATTCACAAGGTGAAGGCCCTTACGTTGGCGTCACTGACGGTCGCATCCTCAAATGGCGCGGTGAAGAGCTAGGCTGGGTTGAGTTCGCCCACTCTTCTCCTCACAGGTTCAATGCCAACCTTCCTATGTTTTCATTGTTCTATGTTTAGTCGTTTAATAGATTTTGatcaatgttcaaaaaatcatTTAGTAATTAAAGTTTTATAGGGGATTAGTGTATAGGTGGACGCTTATAGGCTGTCTAAACCGATTTTGAAAAAATCGTTTCGCTTTAAGACTAACTTATTTATGACCGATTTATTAGAACATTAATTTTCATTAACCTTGCTAATGAATCTGACCTCCTCCCCTTTTTTTGTTGAGTGAAGAGATAACTGTTCGAGGCATAAAGTAGTTCCAAGTTGTGGGAGACCATTGGGACTTAGCTTCCATAAGAAAACAGGAGATTTGTACTTCTGTGATGGTTACTTTGGGGTCATGAAGGTCGGACCAGAGGGAGGCTTGGCCGAGTTAGTTGTTGATGAAGCCGAAGGTCGCAAAGTCATGTTTGCGAACCAAATGGATATAGACCAAGAGGAAGACGTCTTCTACTTCAATGATAGCAGCGATAAATACCACTTCGAGTAATTAAAATACACCTTCGTTAATTTAAAGAGATTCACggtcttaatatttttttatcggGTTGGTAACATTCGCAAAAcgtgaaaaatgaaaacataaataaaatgaatGATAAATAAGCTATAGAATAGATTAATAGAATGTGACATAGCTAATAAATCTAAAATGTTATCGtcaaagaaaacatatatacatgTAACCAACTTGTGTATGTGTTTTGTTATGCTGTTTTGTTGGACAGGCAAGTGTTCTACGTGTATATGTCCGGGGAGAAGACGGGAAGAGTAATTAGATACGatatgaagaagaaagaggccACAGTTGTAATGGACAAACTTCATTTACCTAATGGTTTAGCTCTAAGCAAGGACGGGTCGTTTGTACTCACCTGCGAAAGTGGTACAAATACTATCCACAGAATATGGGTCAAGGGTCCTAAAGCCGGGACCAACGAGGTTTTTGCAAAGATCCCGGGTCC
This window encodes:
- the LOC103863335 gene encoding protein STRICTOSIDINE SYNTHASE-LIKE 10, which produces MCVRPSAPELEHVCGRPLGLRFDKKTSDLYIADAYFGLLVVDLRVQALETRQFLAAVLDVDKTGRSPSSVCSASGFPRQHQKKLKWRILGRLRNAFSRNSHSLKTWFRDSVLRLPISGGRPHATALKLSESGEVLEVFEDKEGKRLS
- the LOC103863066 gene encoding protein STRICTOSIDINE SYNTHASE-LIKE 8, whose protein sequence is MPISQRVLKQVAAFPVVLAIVCYFFWPSIIAPDHLKGSKDILQAAKTIPLPGDGPESLEFDSQGEGPYVGVTDGRILKWRGEELGWVEFAHSSPHRDNCSRHKVVPSCGRPLGLSFHKKTGDLYFCDGYFGVMKVGPEGGLAELVVDEAEGRKVMFANQMDIDQEEDVFYFNDSSDKYHFEQVFYVYMSGEKTGRVIRYDMKKKEATVVMDKLHLPNGLALSKDGSFVLTCESGTNTIHRIWVKGPKAGTNEVFAKIPGPMDNIRRTPTGDFWVALHSKDSLFTRVFLSHSLVGKFFIKTLKVETVVHLINGGKPHGIVVKLSGETGEILETLEDSEGKTMKYVSEAYEREDGNLWFGSVYWPAVWVLDNSVYGLK